The Rhizobium sp. BG4 genome has a window encoding:
- a CDS encoding metalloregulator ArsR/SmtB family transcription factor codes for MGKSDSDAFNVILPFDLQKADLLLRTLSHPIRYYMTELMLERERTAVDFQEIIGITEGAALQHLRVLKQAGVAKTRRRAQTFYYFSRSVEAATLLACVTEITMQYSSATNSR; via the coding sequence ATGGGAAAATCTGACAGTGATGCATTCAATGTGATCTTGCCGTTTGATTTGCAAAAGGCGGACCTACTTTTGCGTACGCTCAGTCACCCGATCCGATACTATATGACGGAACTGATGCTTGAGAGGGAGCGGACCGCCGTCGACTTCCAAGAGATCATCGGCATCACCGAAGGTGCTGCTTTGCAACATCTACGAGTGCTGAAACAGGCCGGCGTCGCCAAAACGCGGCGGAGAGCCCAGACTTTCTATTATTTTTCGCGATCGGTTGAGGCGGCCACGCTGCTTGCTTGTGTCACGGAAATTACCATGCAGTACTCGTCGGCGACTAATTCTCGTTGA
- a CDS encoding low affinity iron permease family protein, with amino-acid sequence MRPLFLALSEAVVRVAGHRFTVAGAFALATLWCAAGAMFGLPTEWFLLSNMIGTSAALFVLLIMQHSQNRDMAALQVKVDELIRSSEAGNHMIGIERLEAEELSRLARDRQAGV; translated from the coding sequence ATGAGACCGTTGTTCCTCGCATTGTCTGAAGCAGTTGTCCGGGTTGCCGGTCACCGTTTCACGGTCGCAGGGGCGTTCGCACTCGCAACGCTGTGGTGCGCGGCTGGCGCGATGTTCGGCCTGCCAACAGAATGGTTCCTGCTTTCAAACATGATCGGCACGAGCGCGGCGCTGTTCGTTCTTTTGATCATGCAGCATTCGCAGAACCGCGACATGGCGGCCTTGCAAGTCAAGGTGGACGAACTCATCCGCTCGAGCGAAGCTGGCAATCACATGATCGGGATCGAGCGGCTTGAGGCCGAGGAGCTTTCCCGACTTGCACGGGACCGTCAGGCAGGTGTCTGA
- a CDS encoding acetyltransferase gives MFQAFDSGGKQPLRPDEVLMVQGLVKEFCEAKSIDSGCPEAHAAAKDLLGWFQAGVTDKNRLRELLTSRD, from the coding sequence ATGTTCCAGGCGTTTGACAGTGGCGGGAAGCAGCCGTTGCGACCGGACGAAGTCTTGATGGTACAGGGCCTTGTGAAAGAATTCTGCGAGGCCAAATCCATCGATTCCGGTTGTCCCGAGGCGCATGCCGCCGCGAAGGATCTTCTCGGATGGTTTCAGGCCGGCGTTACCGACAAGAACCGTCTTCGCGAACTATTGACTTCCCGCGACTGA
- a CDS encoding DNA mismatch repair protein MutT, with translation MLLITTRETGRWMMPKGWPIARLLPHDVAEREAWEEAGVIGKVKRRIFGEFRYAKILLDGSKVEPLASVYVIKVRRRKKRFSERAKRDVILMNPTDAALKVQVPELRTLLQDFARSLTLGSDKIW, from the coding sequence GTGCTGCTGATTACCACACGCGAAACCGGCCGTTGGATGATGCCGAAGGGATGGCCGATCGCCCGCCTCCTCCCGCATGACGTCGCCGAGCGGGAGGCGTGGGAGGAAGCCGGCGTTATCGGAAAGGTCAAGCGCAGGATCTTTGGCGAGTTCAGGTACGCGAAGATCCTCTTGGACGGTAGCAAGGTCGAGCCGCTGGCGTCGGTTTATGTTATCAAGGTCCGTCGTCGTAAGAAGCGTTTTTCCGAACGGGCGAAACGAGACGTCATATTGATGAATCCCACGGACGCTGCTCTAAAGGTGCAAGTACCCGAATTGCGAACTCTGTTGCAAGATTTCGCTCGCAGTTTGACACTGGGCTCTGACAAAATCTGGTGA
- a CDS encoding DUF2934 domain-containing protein, with translation MDTENDRRDRAYKIWEDEGRPEGKHDDHWKRAGEAQQVSEEEAAEIIRANEEAERAFNDDASKDSNIRPPSTISPD, from the coding sequence ATGGATACGGAAAACGACAGGCGCGACCGGGCTTATAAGATCTGGGAGGATGAGGGTCGCCCAGAGGGGAAGCACGACGATCATTGGAAGCGTGCCGGCGAGGCGCAACAAGTCAGCGAAGAAGAGGCGGCAGAGATTATCAGGGCGAACGAGGAAGCCGAACGCGCTTTCAATGACGACGCCTCAAAGGACTCGAATATCCGACCGCCCTCAACCATCAGCCCGGACTGA